The following coding sequences lie in one Ignavibacteria bacterium genomic window:
- a CDS encoding flippase, with protein MREKFKELTKDTAVYGISTILSRFLTFILVPFYSHVLGKAENGIVGYIYAYIAFLNIIYLYGMDSAYLKYASLNKDEKNKKSVFSTPYIFVTITSVVISLLIIIFRPQVNAAMDIPQDRWDISYYFTFILFFDALAVIPFAHLRLLRKARKFALIKTINIIVNVALNIILIRGFKMGMMAVFISNLVASVLTLILLVPEIMKNLEIRINKELLKKMLRFGLPYLPASLASMVIQVIDRPILLMMTDESTVGVYQINYKLGIFMMLFVSMFQYAWQPFFLHNAKEKNAKELFAKVLTYFVLAGSAVLVVLSLFIDDLIRVRIMGFTLIGAAYWSGANIIPIVLLGYLFNGIYVNFTAGIFIEEKTKYLPYITGLGALVNVGVNYTLIPHFGIMGAASATLASYVVMAIALFIVVQKFYKIDYEYGKLFKILLSVLIPAIVYYAVPIHSILFRFAALILFIVLLFLLKIINKDEVKALKKTFLPQRRVAGA; from the coding sequence ATGAGAGAGAAATTTAAAGAACTGACAAAAGATACAGCTGTTTATGGCATTAGCACTATTCTTAGCAGGTTTTTAACCTTTATTCTGGTCCCTTTTTATTCCCACGTCCTGGGTAAGGCTGAAAACGGTATAGTAGGCTATATTTACGCCTATATTGCATTCCTGAATATCATATATCTTTATGGGATGGATTCTGCTTACCTTAAGTACGCCTCTTTAAATAAAGATGAAAAAAATAAAAAAAGCGTATTCTCCACGCCTTATATTTTTGTAACCATTACATCGGTTGTTATTTCTCTTCTTATCATTATTTTCAGACCGCAGGTAAATGCAGCCATGGATATACCTCAGGACAGGTGGGATATATCATATTACTTTACCTTTATCCTGTTTTTTGACGCACTTGCGGTAATTCCTTTTGCGCACCTCAGGCTCCTCCGTAAGGCAAGGAAGTTCGCACTGATTAAAACTATCAATATTATAGTTAACGTGGCACTGAACATCATACTTATCCGCGGCTTTAAGATGGGAATGATGGCTGTTTTCATCAGTAACCTTGTGGCTTCAGTGCTTACACTCATCCTGCTTGTGCCTGAGATAATGAAGAACCTTGAAATAAGAATTAATAAAGAACTCCTAAAAAAGATGCTCAGATTCGGGCTGCCGTACCTTCCGGCAAGCCTTGCATCAATGGTAATACAGGTAATTGACCGCCCGATCCTTCTTATGATGACTGATGAAAGCACTGTCGGCGTCTACCAGATAAATTACAAACTGGGCATTTTCATGATGCTCTTCGTCTCAATGTTCCAGTACGCATGGCAGCCGTTTTTCCTCCATAATGCCAAAGAGAAAAATGCAAAAGAGCTCTTTGCAAAAGTTCTTACTTATTTCGTCCTTGCCGGCAGCGCTGTGCTGGTGGTTCTTTCACTTTTCATAGACGATCTTATCCGTGTCCGCATTATGGGCTTTACCCTCATTGGGGCGGCTTACTGGAGCGGCGCCAATATTATACCGATTGTACTTTTAGGATATCTTTTTAACGGCATATATGTGAATTTTACGGCGGGAATTTTTATTGAGGAAAAAACAAAATATCTGCCATATATTACGGGGCTCGGCGCCCTGGTTAACGTAGGCGTGAACTACACACTTATTCCTCACTTCGGAATAATGGGAGCCGCTTCAGCTACACTGGCAAGCTACGTGGTTATGGCCATTGCCTTATTTATAGTCGTGCAGAAATTCTATAAAATTGATTATGAATACGGTAAACTCTTCAAAATATTGCTTTCAGTGCTTATTCCTGCAATAGTCTATTATGCCGTTCCAATCCATTCCATATTGTTCAGGTTTGCGGCCCTGATCCTTTTTATCGTCCTCCTGTTTTTGCTTAAAATAATAAACAAGGATGAGGTAAAGGCTCTCAAAAAGACTTTCCTGCCTCAAAGGCGTGTGGCCGGTGCATAG
- a CDS encoding SDR family oxidoreductase: protein MILGASSGFGGATAVELAKQGYNIIGIHLDRQVTMPNVQQVIKKIEKTGQRAVFFNINGADPIKREEVLDELQERASETKEKVRVLVHSMAFGTLRPYFAKNPDQAVTQASMTMTLDVMAHSLVYWTQGLVSRNLLAEGGRIFALTSAGSETVIPNYGAVSAAKAALEAHIRQIAVELGFMKVTANAIMAGVTDTPALKKIPGSDKMLESAKLKNPMGKLTVPEEIGHAIALLCEENAGWISGNTIRVDGGEYVVNYMGEKVCKPFA, encoded by the coding sequence TTGATTCTTGGGGCATCAAGCGGCTTCGGCGGTGCAACAGCTGTTGAATTGGCAAAACAGGGATATAATATTATTGGTATACATCTGGACAGACAGGTTACAATGCCTAATGTTCAACAGGTTATAAAGAAAATTGAAAAGACAGGCCAGAGGGCGGTTTTCTTTAACATAAATGGCGCCGATCCGATTAAAAGGGAAGAGGTCCTGGATGAACTTCAGGAAAGAGCTTCTGAAACAAAGGAAAAGGTCAGAGTGCTCGTCCACTCCATGGCTTTCGGAACACTGAGGCCCTACTTTGCAAAGAATCCTGACCAGGCTGTAACACAGGCTTCCATGACTATGACACTCGACGTTATGGCTCACAGCCTCGTTTACTGGACACAGGGCCTGGTATCCAGAAACCTCCTGGCCGAAGGCGGCAGGATTTTCGCACTTACAAGTGCCGGTTCAGAAACAGTAATTCCAAACTACGGCGCCGTCTCAGCTGCAAAGGCTGCCCTCGAGGCGCACATTCGCCAGATAGCTGTTGAACTTGGCTTCATGAAGGTTACAGCCAATGCAATTATGGCTGGCGTAACAGATACTCCGGCTCTGAAGAAAATCCCCGGAAGTGACAAAATGCTTGAATCAGCAAAACTGAAAAATCCGATGGGTAAACTTACCGTTCCTGAAGAGATAGGCCATGCTATTGCGCTTCTTTGTGAAGAAAACGCTGGCTGGATCTCCGGCAATACAATCCGCGTCGACGGCGGGGAATATGTAGTTAATTATATGGGCGAGAAAGTCTGTAAACCATTTGCCTGA
- a CDS encoding TonB-dependent receptor: MQRKLFYYLFLMLLLPMLVFAGTKGKIKGKVTDLQSGEPLIGANVIVEGTSQGGSTDVNGEFQIQNLEAGAYTLKSSFIGYQTVTISNVRVNADLTTEMNFQLPAEGISVGTITIIAPKPLVNKDNTNAVRITTSDDINALPVRGVNNIVGLTAGVVLKDNAVFIRGGRIDEVGYYLEGVSITNPMTGGRAVSISQDAIEEIQVQAGGYTAEFGGANSGIVRQQLKSGGSQMKASLEYITDNISFKSGKDAFDGKKRLGAYWYGYNEMSAVLSGPVFDQRFKFFGNVDYNFRRDPNPQPYPGVNIGSIVDKESGDSVNLVVPAGATYGAAQEWTTYTGTLNMDFTPIMIRLSGTYTNQRTDIGGYPVSGFMNKRLGENLVNNGTFNVKLTHVLSSNMFYELSGGYYIQNSVTQDPYLKDNFWAYGDSAKNAAVGYVWERSANDQQYESRMGAYTPPAIRSIMGIAFTGDGGTAVNYSKNDRTGITFNGNLSWNPGKNHSIKLGGEFQQYTLRNWSGVGGQNTFARTIAEDLSKDPNANLAEIQKSLLVGAGVNNYGYDVWGNKTDAGMEAAHKPIFASGYIQDKIEYEDLVLNLGVRYDYFDVDNKKMVNPAKPELSINKTNGELIESGWDDVPVFSEFSPRLGFSFPVTDKTVFHAQYGKFVQQTRGLDMYQGYGRTGYELRYGFFFTNPVGKYIKPTRTTQYELGFTQQLTDFMSLDITGYYKDVKDQVIFYQQMVDKTSPYKAYNTLANGDFATTKGLEMTFTMRRYERIALNGTVAFQDAQGTGSSPNSNRGMVGAPVDGVVFVPKYISPLDFNNALRANLNVDYRFGDDDGPALLHNFGVSLLMSYNSGHPYTRGLGGPDLEGDARNRYPVEPLNSSTTPSVFQVDMRVDKTVKLYDKLSANIYVQVINLFDARNIENVFLRTGSTTDDGYINDPTLSGKKISNYGQQYVDLYKAMYIDYYEQYQDASTQLQTSPLFYGPPRQIRLGIRLEY; this comes from the coding sequence ATGCAGCGAAAATTATTTTACTATTTATTTTTAATGCTCCTTTTGCCTATGCTGGTCTTTGCAGGGACAAAAGGAAAGATTAAGGGTAAAGTAACTGACTTGCAATCAGGCGAACCCTTGATCGGAGCCAACGTGATTGTTGAAGGGACATCACAGGGCGGTTCCACAGACGTTAATGGAGAATTCCAGATCCAGAATCTGGAAGCAGGTGCTTATACACTGAAATCTTCATTTATCGGTTATCAAACCGTAACAATATCAAACGTCAGAGTTAATGCAGACCTGACAACAGAAATGAACTTCCAGCTTCCTGCTGAAGGCATTTCTGTGGGAACAATCACAATTATTGCTCCCAAGCCTCTGGTTAATAAAGATAATACGAACGCAGTTCGTATCACTACCAGCGATGATATCAATGCATTGCCGGTCAGAGGCGTCAACAACATCGTCGGTCTTACCGCAGGCGTTGTCTTAAAAGATAATGCAGTGTTTATCCGCGGCGGCCGTATTGACGAAGTTGGTTATTACCTTGAAGGCGTTTCAATCACAAACCCGATGACTGGCGGTCGTGCAGTTTCAATATCACAGGATGCTATCGAAGAAATTCAGGTGCAGGCCGGTGGTTATACTGCTGAATTCGGCGGTGCCAACTCTGGTATCGTTCGCCAGCAGCTTAAATCCGGTGGATCTCAGATGAAGGCCAGCCTTGAATATATCACAGATAATATTTCATTCAAGAGCGGCAAAGATGCTTTTGACGGTAAAAAAAGATTAGGCGCTTACTGGTACGGTTATAATGAAATGAGCGCAGTCTTAAGTGGTCCTGTTTTCGACCAGAGATTCAAATTCTTTGGTAACGTTGACTATAACTTTAGAAGAGATCCTAACCCTCAGCCCTATCCGGGTGTAAATATTGGATCTATTGTTGATAAAGAAAGCGGCGATTCAGTCAACCTGGTTGTTCCTGCAGGCGCAACTTACGGCGCAGCACAGGAATGGACAACTTACACCGGTACATTGAATATGGATTTCACTCCTATCATGATCAGACTTTCTGGTACATATACAAACCAGAGAACTGACATAGGCGGATATCCTGTATCAGGTTTTATGAACAAGAGACTAGGCGAGAACCTGGTCAATAATGGTACCTTTAATGTTAAATTGACACACGTTCTTAGCAGCAACATGTTCTATGAACTTTCCGGTGGTTATTACATTCAGAACAGTGTAACACAGGATCCTTATCTTAAAGATAACTTCTGGGCTTATGGCGATAGCGCCAAAAACGCAGCTGTTGGTTATGTGTGGGAAAGAAGCGCAAATGATCAGCAGTATGAGTCAAGAATGGGTGCTTATACCCCTCCTGCTATCAGAAGCATTATGGGTATTGCTTTTACTGGTGATGGCGGAACTGCTGTCAATTATTCAAAGAACGACAGAACCGGCATTACATTCAATGGCAACCTCTCATGGAACCCTGGCAAGAATCACTCAATTAAATTGGGCGGTGAATTCCAGCAGTACACACTCAGAAACTGGTCAGGTGTTGGCGGACAGAATACCTTTGCCCGTACAATCGCTGAAGACCTGTCAAAAGATCCGAATGCTAACCTTGCCGAAATTCAGAAAAGCCTTCTGGTTGGCGCCGGTGTTAACAACTATGGTTATGATGTATGGGGCAACAAGACTGATGCCGGTATGGAAGCTGCGCACAAACCTATTTTTGCCAGCGGTTATATCCAGGATAAAATTGAATATGAAGACCTCGTCTTAAATCTTGGCGTAAGATATGACTATTTTGATGTAGATAACAAGAAAATGGTCAATCCTGCAAAACCTGAACTCTCAATCAACAAAACAAACGGTGAATTGATTGAATCAGGCTGGGACGACGTTCCTGTATTCAGCGAATTCAGCCCCCGCTTGGGCTTCTCTTTCCCGGTTACTGATAAAACTGTATTCCATGCTCAGTATGGAAAATTCGTTCAGCAGACCAGAGGTCTCGATATGTATCAGGGCTACGGAAGAACCGGTTATGAACTCAGGTACGGATTCTTCTTTACAAACCCTGTTGGTAAATATATTAAACCTACACGTACAACTCAGTACGAATTAGGTTTTACACAGCAGTTAACCGATTTCATGTCTTTAGACATTACCGGTTACTACAAAGATGTTAAAGATCAGGTAATTTTCTATCAGCAGATGGTTGACAAAACCTCACCTTATAAGGCTTACAACACCTTGGCCAACGGTGACTTTGCTACAACCAAGGGTCTGGAAATGACCTTTACAATGCGCAGATATGAGAGAATCGCTCTTAACGGAACTGTAGCATTCCAGGATGCACAGGGTACTGGCTCATCACCGAACTCTAACCGCGGTATGGTTGGAGCACCGGTTGACGGAGTTGTATTTGTTCCTAAATATATCTCTCCCCTTGACTTTAACAATGCTCTTAGAGCAAACCTGAATGTTGACTATCGTTTTGGTGACGATGACGGCCCGGCATTATTGCATAACTTCGGCGTTTCTTTGCTTATGTCCTACAACAGCGGCCATCCATATACACGTGGTCTTGGCGGCCCGGACCTCGAAGGCGATGCAAGAAACAGATACCCGGTTGAACCCCTTAACTCGTCAACAACTCCATCAGTATTCCAGGTTGACATGCGTGTTGACAAAACTGTAAAACTGTATGACAAGTTGTCAGCTAATATCTATGTACAGGTGATTAATTTATTTGACGCGAGAAATATTGAGAACGTATTCTTGAGAACAGGTTCTACTACAGATGATGGCTACATTAATGATCCTACTCTTTCAGGTAAGAAAATCAGCAACTATGGCCAGCAGTACGTAGACCTTTATAAGGCAATGTATATCGATTACTATGAACAATATCAGGATGCTTCAACACAGTTACAGACGTCACCCTTGTTCTATGGTCCTCCTCGTCAAATTAGATTAGGAATTAGATTAGAATACTAA
- the dnaE gene encoding DNA polymerase III subunit alpha, protein FDLLFERFLNPARKSMPDIDVDFADSKRERVIEYVKEKYGESSVCQIVTFNRLSSKAVLRDVARVLQIPISVVSSITKFIPSKFGKVYSIEQALAEVPELKWVNESRDPKILELIKYAKILEGMNRNSSKHAAGVVISPGDVSNFVPLATPGNSSDLVTQYNMKELDTTGLLKMDFLGLRTLTIIQDAIDLIKKTHNVEINPDDIPLDDEKTFALFAKGQTTSVFQFESGPMREYLKKLKPTTVKDLSAMNALYRPGPMEFIDDFIKRKHGLAETVYLHPVLEPMLKETYGIIVYQEQVMQIANRAAGMTLAEADLLRRAMGKKDLQAMKEQKVKFVAGAVKNNIAEKTASEIFDAIDKFANYGFNKSHAVAYSVVAYQTAYLKAHYPAEFLAANLTNEVGNTDKVTTFLEDCRKLKIEVLCPDVNMPSVYFDVIDGKILFGMCAIKNVGIGAVEEIKKKREELGRNFTSIFDLCANVDTRTVNKRALEGLILAGALDKLSGTRAQNIAAVEMALEFGSKVKNSKFSITDSLFGGGNMEEVAIPEPPLPEVENWTSKEELSKEREVLGFYLTDHPLRKYELEYRSFATVFLGETETLENVEQVRAIGVVTGLKTKIDRSGKTMAFFSLDDLSGSCECVVFGSTFEKIGKYISEEATVLLVGRPESSGDAIKLQIENAMPLEVTKAQFTKSLKVVIDQEKFSTPEIIIKLKKILEKSQGNIPVILHVVNNGEKPRLFHLKNYRVKICDELAHSLLELLGEDSILYCT, encoded by the coding sequence TTTGACCTCCTGTTTGAACGATTCTTGAACCCGGCCAGAAAGTCCATGCCTGATATCGACGTGGACTTCGCCGACTCCAAGCGCGAACGCGTAATTGAATACGTGAAGGAAAAGTACGGCGAAAGCTCTGTATGCCAGATCGTTACTTTTAACAGGCTTTCTTCTAAAGCCGTTTTACGCGACGTGGCAAGAGTGCTGCAGATACCAATTTCTGTGGTTAGCTCAATTACTAAGTTTATACCTTCTAAATTCGGCAAGGTTTATTCAATCGAACAGGCACTTGCCGAGGTACCCGAACTTAAATGGGTAAATGAATCAAGGGATCCCAAGATACTTGAACTCATAAAGTACGCAAAGATACTTGAGGGTATGAACCGTAACTCCTCAAAGCATGCCGCAGGCGTCGTTATTTCACCGGGCGACGTGAGTAACTTCGTCCCCCTGGCTACTCCCGGAAACTCAAGCGACCTGGTTACACAGTACAACATGAAGGAGCTTGACACAACGGGGCTCCTCAAGATGGACTTCCTCGGGCTCCGTACACTTACGATCATTCAGGATGCTATTGACCTCATAAAAAAGACGCATAATGTTGAAATAAATCCGGATGACATTCCTCTGGATGACGAAAAAACTTTTGCTCTTTTTGCCAAGGGACAGACCACTTCCGTATTCCAGTTTGAAAGCGGCCCCATGAGGGAGTACCTTAAAAAGCTGAAGCCCACAACAGTCAAAGACCTTTCAGCCATGAACGCCCTTTACCGTCCGGGCCCTATGGAGTTTATTGACGACTTTATTAAAAGAAAGCACGGCCTGGCAGAGACCGTATACCTCCACCCCGTCCTTGAGCCTATGCTCAAGGAAACCTATGGCATCATTGTCTATCAGGAACAGGTAATGCAGATTGCAAACCGGGCAGCCGGAATGACGCTGGCTGAGGCTGATTTACTGCGCCGCGCTATGGGTAAGAAGGACCTTCAGGCAATGAAGGAACAGAAGGTAAAGTTTGTCGCAGGTGCCGTTAAAAACAATATTGCTGAAAAAACAGCCTCTGAAATTTTTGACGCCATCGATAAATTTGCAAATTATGGCTTCAATAAAAGCCATGCTGTGGCCTACAGCGTCGTTGCTTATCAGACGGCTTACCTTAAGGCCCATTACCCGGCTGAATTCCTGGCTGCAAACCTTACAAATGAAGTCGGCAATACGGACAAGGTTACAACCTTCCTTGAAGACTGCCGCAAACTTAAGATCGAGGTGCTCTGCCCTGATGTTAATATGCCTTCAGTGTATTTTGACGTCATCGACGGTAAGATCCTCTTTGGTATGTGCGCTATTAAGAACGTGGGTATTGGCGCCGTTGAAGAAATTAAGAAAAAAAGAGAGGAACTGGGGCGTAATTTTACAAGCATATTCGACCTTTGTGCAAACGTCGATACAAGAACGGTTAATAAAAGGGCTCTCGAAGGCCTCATACTTGCTGGTGCACTGGATAAACTTTCAGGCACCAGGGCGCAGAACATTGCAGCCGTCGAAATGGCACTTGAATTCGGCAGCAAAGTAAAAAATTCCAAGTTCAGCATTACGGACAGCCTTTTTGGAGGCGGAAACATGGAGGAGGTTGCAATACCCGAGCCCCCGCTGCCTGAGGTCGAAAACTGGACTTCCAAGGAAGAACTTTCAAAAGAAAGGGAGGTCCTGGGCTTCTATCTTACTGACCACCCTTTAAGAAAGTACGAGCTTGAATACAGGTCATTTGCAACTGTCTTCCTGGGAGAAACAGAAACTCTTGAGAATGTTGAGCAGGTCCGCGCAATTGGCGTTGTTACGGGACTGAAGACAAAAATTGACCGCTCGGGGAAAACCATGGCATTTTTTTCGCTCGATGACCTTTCAGGCTCCTGCGAGTGCGTCGTCTTCGGGTCGACTTTTGAAAAAATCGGGAAGTATATTTCTGAGGAGGCTACTGTTCTTCTCGTGGGGCGCCCTGAAAGCAGCGGCGATGCTATAAAACTGCAGATAGAAAACGCTATGCCCCTGGAGGTTACAAAAGCACAGTTTACAAAAAGCCTCAAGGTTGTAATTGACCAGGAGAAGTTTTCTACTCCGGAAATAATAATTAAATTAAAGAAGATACTGGAAAAATCACAGGGCAATATCCCTGTCATCCTTCACGTAGTTAATAACGGTGAAAAGCCAAGGCTCTTTCACCTGAAGAATTACAGGGTGAAAATTTGCGATGAGCTTGCTCATTCTCTTTTGGAATTGCTTGGTGAGGACAGTATTCTATATTGTACATAG
- the dut gene encoding dUTP diphosphatase yields the protein MSENIILKIKRISDEFSNLPLPQYATRGSAGLDLCAALKEPYVIKKGAIALIPTNLSVEIPHGYELQVRPRSGLAIKHGIGVLNSPGTIDSDYRGEIKVILINFGGADFTINCGDRIAQMVLSKVYTAELMETDSLSESKRGQGGFGHTGLESR from the coding sequence ATGAGTGAAAATATAATACTAAAAATCAAAAGAATTTCAGACGAATTCTCCAACCTGCCCCTGCCGCAGTATGCAACCAGGGGAAGTGCAGGGCTGGACCTTTGTGCTGCTTTGAAAGAACCCTATGTAATTAAAAAAGGGGCAATTGCACTTATACCGACGAATCTTTCTGTCGAAATTCCTCATGGCTATGAACTCCAGGTCCGCCCGAGAAGCGGACTGGCAATTAAGCACGGAATAGGCGTCCTGAATTCCCCAGGAACCATAGATTCTGACTACAGGGGAGAAATTAAAGTTATACTTATTAACTTCGGCGGGGCGGACTTTACCATTAATTGCGGTGACAGGATTGCACAGATGGTCCTGTCAAAAGTTTATACCGCTGAGCTAATGGAGACCGACAGCCTTTCTGAAAGTAAAAGAGGACAGGGCGGCTTCGGTCATACAGGCCTGGAAAGCAGGTAA
- the dnaE gene encoding DNA polymerase III subunit alpha: MAEFIHLHNHTHYSLQDGACTVYDLVKAAKKNNMPAVALTDHGVMFGISEFHRVAKKEGIKPISGMEAYVVAEGSRYDKGKGDDSNGKKRTRNYHHLVLLAKNKTGYKNLSKLSTYGYTQGFYYRPRIDLELLREYGEGLIALSACAGGIVSVHLVNNDYEKARRTAVTYKEIFGDDFYLEIQDHKMEVEKNILAGMPKLSKELGIKLVATNDCHYIEKDHAIAHNILLLLGDKSGTADYHHLRYETDQIYFKSADEMANLFKGYEGAVENTLEIADKVDFALEFEGHLYPKFPIPPESGAETLDEYFEQIAREGLYKRFKNVTPELEDRFNYEIDTIKSMGFSGYFLIVQDYINAAKSRGIPVGPGRGSAAGSLVAYAVGITNVDPFEFDLLFERFLNPARKSMPD; encoded by the coding sequence ATGGCAGAGTTTATACATTTACATAATCATACACATTACAGCCTTCAGGATGGCGCCTGCACGGTCTACGACCTGGTAAAGGCGGCTAAAAAGAACAACATGCCGGCTGTGGCCCTGACGGACCACGGTGTTATGTTCGGCATCTCCGAGTTTCACCGCGTCGCAAAGAAAGAGGGGATTAAACCGATTTCGGGCATGGAAGCCTACGTTGTGGCAGAAGGCAGCCGCTACGATAAGGGTAAAGGTGATGACTCTAACGGGAAAAAACGTACAAGAAATTATCATCACCTGGTCCTGCTGGCAAAAAATAAAACCGGATATAAAAACCTTTCTAAGCTTTCCACTTACGGCTACACACAGGGCTTCTACTACAGACCCAGAATTGACCTCGAGCTCTTGCGCGAGTACGGAGAAGGCCTCATTGCACTTTCTGCCTGCGCGGGCGGAATCGTTTCGGTCCACCTGGTCAACAACGACTACGAAAAGGCACGCCGGACTGCAGTGACTTATAAGGAAATTTTCGGCGACGACTTCTACCTCGAAATCCAGGACCACAAAATGGAAGTCGAAAAGAATATCCTCGCCGGCATGCCAAAGCTTTCCAAAGAGCTCGGAATCAAGCTTGTTGCAACAAACGACTGCCATTATATAGAAAAAGACCATGCCATTGCGCATAACATCCTCCTTTTGCTTGGCGATAAAAGCGGCACTGCCGATTACCATCATCTCCGCTACGAGACTGACCAGATCTATTTCAAGAGCGCCGATGAAATGGCAAATCTTTTTAAGGGCTATGAGGGTGCAGTTGAAAACACGCTTGAAATTGCAGATAAAGTGGATTTCGCCCTTGAGTTCGAAGGACACCTGTATCCGAAATTCCCGATCCCTCCGGAGTCAGGGGCAGAAACTCTCGATGAATATTTTGAACAGATTGCCCGCGAGGGCCTATATAAACGCTTCAAAAATGTGACGCCGGAACTTGAGGACCGCTTTAACTACGAGATCGATACCATTAAATCGATGGGCTTCTCAGGCTACTTCCTCATCGTTCAGGATTATATTAATGCCGCAAAAAGCAGGGGGATACCAGTGGGCCCTGGCCGCGGAAGCGCCGCCGGAAGCCTCGTTGCGTATGCCGTCGGCATTACAAACGTCGACCCTTTTGAATTTGACCTCCTGTTTGAACGATTCTTGAACCCGGCCAGAAAGTCCATGCCTGATA
- a CDS encoding acyl-CoA dehydrogenase, whose amino-acid sequence MFEFSFTEEQQMLREMVRDFTNNEIKPIASKIDAEEKIPRDLINKLAEIGVLGVSMPEEYGGSGFGEVGYCIAQEEIARGCMSTATFIGAHQSIGTNAIYLGGSEELKQKYVVPLAKGEKIGAFCLTEPQAGSDSFNLKTKACQDGDEWVINGDKLWITNGGIADIVSVFARTPKGITAFAVETSTPGFQAGPSEKKMGIKGSTTNAITFDNVRVPKENMIGQEGRGFLIAMKTLDAGRLGLGAACLGAAKELLAMSTKYAKEREQFDTSISNFQAVQFMLAEMAILIYNMESIVYRTAVDYDLKKNISRQSAIVKYFCSESLDKIADHAVQIHGGMGYSRELPIERFYRDSRINRIFEGTNEIQKGIIARDVLKRNGAM is encoded by the coding sequence ATGTTTGAATTTAGTTTTACCGAAGAGCAGCAGATGCTGCGTGAGATGGTCAGGGATTTTACAAATAATGAGATCAAACCAATTGCTTCAAAAATTGATGCTGAAGAGAAAATTCCGCGCGATTTAATAAATAAGCTTGCTGAAATCGGCGTGCTCGGCGTTTCTATGCCTGAAGAGTACGGCGGCTCGGGATTTGGTGAAGTTGGTTACTGTATAGCTCAGGAAGAAATTGCACGCGGCTGTATGTCAACTGCTACTTTTATCGGTGCGCATCAGTCCATCGGAACAAACGCAATTTATCTGGGCGGTTCCGAGGAGCTCAAACAAAAATATGTTGTGCCCCTTGCTAAGGGTGAGAAAATCGGTGCCTTCTGCCTTACTGAACCACAGGCAGGAAGCGATTCTTTCAACCTTAAGACTAAAGCCTGCCAGGATGGCGACGAATGGGTTATTAATGGCGACAAACTCTGGATTACAAACGGCGGCATTGCCGACATTGTTTCAGTTTTTGCCCGTACACCAAAAGGTATAACTGCCTTTGCAGTTGAAACAAGTACTCCCGGTTTCCAGGCTGGTCCTTCGGAAAAGAAAATGGGAATAAAGGGAAGTACTACAAACGCTATTACTTTCGACAACGTCAGAGTGCCCAAAGAAAACATGATCGGGCAGGAAGGACGCGGCTTCTTAATAGCAATGAAAACTCTTGACGCCGGCCGCTTAGGCCTGGGCGCTGCCTGCCTCGGTGCTGCAAAGGAACTGCTCGCTATGTCCACAAAATATGCAAAGGAAAGGGAACAGTTCGACACTTCAATAAGCAACTTCCAGGCGGTCCAGTTCATGCTGGCTGAAATGGCAATACTCATATACAACATGGAATCCATTGTATACCGTACTGCCGTGGATTACGACCTCAAGAAAAATATTTCACGCCAGAGCGCAATAGTCAAGTATTTTTGCTCTGAATCACTTGACAAAATTGCAGATCATGCTGTTCAGATCCATGGCGGCATGGGATACTCGCGTGAACTGCCTATCGAAAGATTCTACAGGGATTCACGTATCAACAGGATCTTTGAAGGCACAAATGAAATTCAGAAGGGCATTATTGCCCGTGATGTACTGAAGAGAAACGGAGCAATGTAA
- the trxA gene encoding thioredoxin, whose protein sequence is MKPLQFTDANFSSEVLESPLPVVVDFWATWCGPCRMIAPIIEELAGEYEGKLKVGKLDVDENQQTAIKYGVRSIPTVLFLKGGKVVDTIIGAVPKGQFQQKVKALL, encoded by the coding sequence ATGAAACCGCTTCAATTTACTGATGCGAACTTTTCAAGTGAGGTTTTGGAATCACCTCTACCCGTAGTGGTTGACTTCTGGGCCACCTGGTGCGGACCATGCAGAATGATCGCTCCTATTATAGAAGAACTGGCCGGTGAGTACGAAGGTAAACTTAAGGTCGGAAAGCTCGACGTTGATGAGAATCAGCAGACGGCAATCAAGTACGGCGTAAGGAGTATACCTACTGTCCTGTTCCTCAAAGGGGGAAAAGTTGTCGATACAATTATCGGCGCTGTTCCTAAGGGGCAGTTCCAACAGAAAGTAAAGGCTCTGCTTTAA